From the genome of Papaver somniferum cultivar HN1 chromosome 2, ASM357369v1, whole genome shotgun sequence, one region includes:
- the LOC113349689 gene encoding E3 ubiquitin-protein ligase UPL2-like isoform X5: protein MASLRSSLPARLRHLLSGDGGAVGPSLKLESEPPPSIKTFIDNVIKTPLHDIAIPLTGFRWEYNKGNFHHWRPLFLHFETFFKTYISHRRDLLLSDNILDNDDAFPKHAILQILRVMQTILENCPNKSSFAGVEHFKLLLASTDPEILIATLETLCTLVKINPSKLHVSGKLIGLGSINSYLLSLAQGWGSKEEGLGLYTCITSNERIEEDPSSSLSDVDKEGAKSQYRLGSTLYFEFHGVSAQSTEGSGAMTKSSDLRVIHISDLHTQQEDDLLLLKQCVEQYNVPQEHRFSLLSRIRYARSFCSPSACRLYSRICLLAFIVLVQSNDAHDEIVSFFANEPEYTNELIKIVRSEETIPGTIKTLAMLALAAQLAAYSSSHDRARILSGSSIIAAGGNRMVLLNVFQKAVSSMKSSNDPSTLSLVEALLQFYMLHVISSSSSGSAIRGSGMVPTLLPVLQDVESAHMHLVCLAVKALQKLMNYSNAAVSLFKDLGGVELLAQRLHIEVNRVIGLSGPNDNSMIVEDISNFDDDHLYAQKRLIKALLKALGSATYAPANSSRSHNSHDNSLPISLSTIFRNVERFGGDIYFSAVTVMNELIHKDPTCFSALHELGLPAAFLSSVAAGILPSSKAITCVPSGLGAICLNAKGLEAVNDTTALRFLVDIFTSRKYVLAMNEGVVPLANAVEELLRHVSSLRGTGVDLIIEVIDKLGAFGDDGCSGSSEKGESSNAMETDSEDKKSEGQGSLVSTANSTSDGISDERFVQLCIFHVMVLVHRTMENSETCRLFVEKKGIDALMRLLLRPSIAQSSEGMSIALHSTVVFKGFTQHHSAPLAHAFCVSLRENLKKALGGFDSASGSFLLAPKSTPDKAIFSCLFIVEFLLFLAASRDNRWVAALLMEFGNDSKDVLEDIGRVHREVLWQIALLEDTPVDIEDNSSGSTTDAQKLETNADQSDEQRVNSFRQQLDPLLRRRSSGWSVESQFFDLINMYRDLGRASGGPQRLGMDGSSNPLLRSGHQFHVAGSSEVSGSSKVEGDKQRSYYSLCCDMMRSLSYHISHLFSELGKVMLLPSRRREDSFNVSPASKSVASTFASIVLGHLNFGGHVDPSKSEASISTKCRFLGKVIDFADGILLDRSDSCNAILVNCFYGHGVVQAVLTTFEATSQLLFAVNRAPASPMETDDLKSNQGDKDEADHSWIYGPLASYGTLMDHLVTSNLIISSFTKHLLGQPLTNGNISFPRDAEAFVKVLQSMVLKAVLPIWTHPQFSDCSYEFITTIVSIMRHIYSGVEVKNVTSSSGTRASGPPPNEAAISTIEEMGFTRLRAEEALRQVGTDSVEMAMEWLFSHPEEVLEDDDELARALAMSLGSGKSAMEDDEKEVIPDQEEEALQLPPVDELLLTCARLLQVKESLAFPIRDLLVMICSQNDGEYRAKVITFIIDHVKLCSSVSESGTSNVLSALFHVLALVLHEDAVARKVALENGLVTIASDLLSQWDPSSQGGEKLHVPKWVTSSFLAIDRLLQVDPKLGSELPEQLKKDVPDTNQSSLVIGEDKPNKLQSTLGLGQPGIGVQEQKRLVEIACRCIKLQLPSETMHVILQLCATLTRTHAVAVSFLDEGGLPSLLSLPTCSLFSGFDNIAATIVRHILEDPQTLQQAMETEIRHSLVAATNRHSNGRLTPRNFLLNLASVISRDPVVFMQASQSTCQIEMVGDRPYVVLLKDREKDKSKEKEKRQSADGKPVSCDINTQTPGSGSAKGLDSNIKSAKVHRKSPQSFTSVIELLLDSVITYVPSPQNDSSGDGFSGAPTLSKMDIDDTANKGKGKAIETVPENNETSGQEASASLAKTVFVLKLLTEILLTYSSSVPILLRRDAEISNCRGPPLMGPPDICSGGIFHHILHKFLPYAGSHKKEKKVDGDWRQKLATRAGQFLVASCIRSTEGRKRVFTDINNVFIEFVESSIGFRPPDCYIQAYTDLLNDILAARSPTGSYISAEASATYIEVGLVKSMTKALRVLDLDHADSSKVVTGMVKALELVTKEHVHASDSTKGENLEKPADENQIERTEAGVDRFQPSETADHNEIVSDHVGPFNAVQTSVSSEFVTDDMENDGDLDGGFGPGAQDDFMHESEETGILENGMETVGIRFDIQRNGQNDLADEEDDDDDEMSEDDEGDEVDEDDDEDEDDDEEHHDLDEDEVHHMSHPDTDQEDQEIDEDEFDEDVMEEEDEDEEDDEDGVILRLEEGINGINVFDHIEVFGRENNFPNDALHVMPVEVFGSRRQGRTTSIYNLLGRSVDNGAPSQHPLLTEPSSSLHPSPFRQSDRNLENASSRLDTIFRSLRSGGRHGHRFNMWVEDSQQRGGSSAPVIPQGLEELLVSQLRRPTPEKPSENTNDMDVQAEGEGAQLEQQETGVAVGPPVESNGETSIPASSSELVEAENSNVAPEANEFLQGADASSAHAQAVDMQYERNGTVVRDVEAVSQESSESGATLGESLRSLEVEIGSADGHDDGGERQGSTDRLPLGDLQPARPRRANPLTNPMPPSSRDASLHSVSEVSENPDQGADQSVLASDQQIDRATDSSSIDPAFLDALPEELRAEVLSAQQGQVAQPSNAQPENANDIDPEFLAALPPDIRAEVLAQQQAQRLHQSQELEGQPVEMDTVSIIATFPAELREEVLLTSSDAVLANLTPALVAEATMLRERVAHRYHSRTLFGMYPRNRRGESSRRGDAPGSSVDRAGGNLASRRSVGGKLIEAEGAPLVDTEALKALIRLLRIVQPIYKGQLQKLLLNLCAHHESRAGLVQILMDMLMLDTRKPVHQLSDGSEPSYRLYSCQSYVMYSRPQFLDGVPPLVSRRILETLTYLARNHPNVAKLLLQLELPRSPARELHGSDQGRGKAVMVMEEDDKQHQEGDASIVLLLSLLNLPLYLRSIAHLEQLLNLLEVVIDNAESSSNTSNTTEVSPTEQPSGPEIAASDAGLNSDVGASSNDAMPAKSETSKPSTSSHANKECDVHSVLLGLPQAELRLLCSLLAREGLSDNAYALVGEVLKKLVAIAPTYCHLFIRELATSVENLSRSAIGELQVFGEAEKALLSSTSNDGTAILRVLQALSSLVACLQEKKKDPEGKDQTDTQTQVRGINSVLDPLWLELSTCISKIESYSDAVPDLFPASRSLSPTTASAVSPLPAGTQNVLPYIESFFVTCEKLDPLQAGASNDLSAAGTSEIEEATTSSGQQRTTSASNAKGDEKNAVFVKFSEKHRKLLNAFIRQNPGLLEKSFSLMLKVPRFIDFDNKRSHFRSKIKHQHDHHHSPLRISVRRAYILEDSYNQLRMRSTQDLKGRLTVHFQGEEGIDAGGLTREWYQLLSRVIFDKGALLFTTVGNESTFQPNPNSVYQTEHLSYFKFVGRVVGKALFDGQLLDVHFTRSFYKHILGVKVTYHDIEAIDPDYFKNLKWMLENDISDVLDLTFSMDADEEKLILYERAEVTDYELIPGGRNIRVTEENKHEYVDLVAEHRLTTAIRPQINAFLEGFNELISRELISIFNDKELELLISGLPDIDLDDMRANTEYSGYSSASPIIQWFWEVAQGFSKEDKARLLQFVTGTSKVPLEGFSALQGISGSQRFQIHKAYGSADHLPSAHTCFNQLDLPEYPSKQHLEERLLLAIHEANEGFGFG, encoded by the exons ATGGCTTCCTTGAGATCGAGTTTGCCAGCTAGGTTGCGGCATCTCTTATCTGGTGATGGAGGAGCTGTTGGTCCTTCTCTAAAGCTCGAGTCTGAGCCT CCTCCTTCAATTAAGACTTTTATTGATAATGTGATCAAGACTCCATTACATGATATAGCCATACCTCTTACAGGCTTCAGATGGGAGTACAATAAG GGAAATTTTCACCATTGGAGGCCGCTTTTTTTGCATTTTGAGACCTTTTTCAAGACATATATCTCTCATAGGAGAGATCTTCTATTATCTGATAACATTTTGGACAATGATGACGCTTTCCCCAAGCATGCCATCCTGCAGATTTTAAGGGTGATGCAAACAATTCTAGAGAATTGCCCTAACAAGAGTTCATTTGCCGGAGTAGAG CATTTCAAGCTCTTACTTGCATCAACAGACCCAGAGATTCTTATTGCTACTTTGGAGACTCTCTGTActttggtgaagataaacccgtCGAAGCTACATGTGAGTGGCAAGTTGATAGGGTTGGGCTCGATAAATAGTTATCTTCTCAGTCTGGCACAAGGATGGGGAAGCAAAGAAGAAGGACTGGGTCTATATACATGTATTACATCAAATGAGAGAATAGAAGAGGACCCTTCTTCCTCTCTGTCTGATGTGGATAAGGAAGGTGCCAAATCTCAATATAGGTTAGGTTCAACCCTTTATTTTGAATTCCATGGGGTTAGTGCTCAGAGCACTGAGGGAAGCGGTGCCATGACAAAGTCTTCTGACTTGCGTGTCATACACATTTCTGATCTGCATACACAGCAGGAAGATGATTTATTATTGCTGAAGCAGTGTGTCGAGCAATACAATGTACCTCAAGAGCACAGGTTCTCATTGCTGTCCAGAATTAGATATGCCCGGTCTTTCTGTTCTCCTAGCGCCTGCAGACTTTATAGCAGGATCTGCCTTCTTGCATTTATTGTGCTTGTGCAATCTAATGATGCTCATGATGAGATTGTGTCTTTCTTTGCGAATGAGCCGGAGTACACAAACGAGTTGATCAAGATTGTTCGATCAGAGGAAACTATCCCTGGAACCATCAAGACCCTTGCTATGCTTGCGTTAGCTGCACAGTTGGCTGCATATTCATCATCTCATGATCGGGCCCGCATACTGAGTGGATCAAGCATCATCGCTGCTGGGGGGAACCGCATGGTTCTTCTGAATGTGTTTCAGAAAGCCGTTTCGTCAATGAAGAGTTCTAATGATCCGTCAACTCTTTCTTTGGTTGAAGCACTTCTACAATTTTACATGCTCCATGTTATATCCTCTTCAAGTTCAGGGAGCGCCATTAGAGGTTCAGGAATGGTTCCAACACTCTTGCCTGTACTTCAAGATGTTGAGTCTGCACATATGCATCTGGTCTGTCTTGCTGTAAAAGCTCTGCAGAAACTCATGAATTATAGTAATGCTGCTGTTTCTCTGTTCAAAGATTTGGGTGGAGTAGAACTCTTGGCTCAGAGGTTACATATTGAAGTAAATAGAGTTATTGGTTTGTCTGGTCCAAATGATAACTCAATGATCGTGGAAGACATATCAAATTTTGACGATGATCATTTGTATGCACAGAAGCGCCTCATCAAGGCTTTACTGAAGGCACTCGGTTCTGCCACTTATGCCCCTGCAAACTCTTCAAGGTCACATAACTCTCATGATAACTCATTGCCCATCTCTTTGTCAACCATTTTTCGTAACGTTGAGCGATTTGGGGGGGACATTTATTTCTCAGCAGTGACTGTTATGAATGAACTTATCCACAAGGACCCGACTTGTTTCTCTGCATTGCATGAATTGGGTCTTCCTGCAGCCTTTCTGTCTTCAGTGGCGGCTGGAATACTTCCATCCTCAAAAGCTATAACATGTGTTCCTAGTGGGTTAGGTGCGATCTGTCTTAATGCGAAAGGCTTAGAGGCAGTTAATGACACCACGGCTTTGCGATTCCTTGTAGACATCTTCACTTCCAGGAAATATGTGTTAGCTATGAACGAGGGTGTTGTCCCTTTGGCAAATGCAGTGGAAGAGCTTTTGCGGCATGTGTCTTCATTGAGAGGCACTGGTGTTGACCTAATAATCGAAGTTATTGATAAACTTGGTGCCTTCGGGGATGATGGGTGTTCTGGGTCATCTGAAAAAGGGGAAAGCAGTAATGCAATGGAAACAGACTCTGAAGACAAAAAAAGTGAAGGTCAGGGAAGCTTAGTTAGTACAGCCAATTCAACTTCTGATGGCATCAGCGATGAGCGATTTGTTCAGCTGTGCATCTTTCATGTGATGGTACTTGTTCACAGAACAATGGAAAACTCAGAAACTTGTAGATTATTTGTTGAGAAGAAGGGGATTGATGCTTTGATGAGGCTTTTGTTGCGACCTAGCATTGCTCAATCATCTGAAGGGATGTCTATTGCTTTGCACAGCACTGTGGTTTTTAAGGGTTTTACCCAGCATCACTCTGCTCCGTTGGCACATGCCTTCTGTGTCTCTCTTAGGGAAAATTTGAAGAAAGCTCTAGGAGGGTTTGATTCGGCATCTGGTTCATTTTTGCTGGCTCCGAAGTCCACACCTGATAAAGCGATTTTTTCTTGCCTTTTTATTGTGGAGTTCCTTCTCTTTCTTGCTGCATCTAGAGATAACCGTTGGGTAGCTGCTTTACTGATGGAGTTTGGTAATGATAGCAAGGATGTCCTGGAAGATATAGGGCGTGTCCATCGAGAGGTTTTATGGCAGATAGCTCTCCTTGAAGATACACCAGTTGACATTGAGGATAACAGTTCTGGTTCCACAACCGATGCACAGAAATTAGAAACAAATGCAGATCAAAGCGACGAACAGAGAGTCAACTCTTTTAGGCAGCAACTTGATCCCTTACTCAGGCGAAGATCATCTGGATGGAGTGTTGAATCTCAATTTTTTGACCTTATAAACATGTATCGAGATCTTGGTCGTGCAAGTGGTGGTCCGCAGAGGCTTGGTATGGATGGTTCTTCTAATCCACTGCTTAGATCTGGCCATCAGTTTCATGTAGCTGGCTCTTCTGAAGTTAGTGGGTCTAGTAAAGTGGAAGGTGATAAGCAGAGATCATACTATTCATTGTGCTGTGACATGATGAGATCACTTTCTTATCATATCAGCCATCTATTCTCAGAGTTGGGAAAAGTTATGTTGCTTCCTTCACGTCGTCGGGAAGATTCTTTTAATGTGTCCCCTGCTTCAAAGTCCGTTGCTTCCACTTTTGCCTCCATTGTCTTGGGACACTTGAATTTTGGTGGGCATGTTGATCCTTCTAAATCAGAGGCTTCCATATCAACTAAGTGTAGGTTCCTTGGTAAGGTTATTGATTTTGCAGATGGCATTCTGCTTGACAGATCAGACTCCTGCAATGCTATTTTAGTGAACTGCTTCTATGGCCATGGGGTTGTTCAGGCAGTATTGACCACTTTTGAAGCTACAAGTCAATTACTTTTTGCAGTCAACAGAGCCCCAGCCTCCCCCATGGAGACAGATGACCTGAAATCTAACCAGGGTGACAAGGACGAAGCAGACCACTCTTGGATATATGGTCCGTTGGCCAGTTATGGTACACTAATGGATCACCTAGTCACTTCAAACCTGATCATTTCTTCTTTCACAAAGCATTTGCTTGGACAGCCTCTTACAAATGGAAACATTTCTTTTCCAAGAGATGCAGAAGCATTTGTAAAGGTTCTCCAATCCATGGTTCTGAAGGCAGTGCTTCCCATATGGACTCATCCTCAATTTAGTGACTGCAGTTACGAGTTCATTACGACCATTGTTTCCATCATGAGGCATATATATTCTGGAGTGGAAGTTAAAAATGTTACTAGCAGCAGTGGAACTCGTGCAAGTGGTCCTCCTCCAAATGAAGCTGCTATATCAACAATTGAAGAGATGGGCTTTACCAGGTTGAGGGCTGAAGAAGCTCTGAGGCAAGTGGGAACAGATAGTGTTGAGATGGCAATGGAGTGGTTGTTTTCACATCCGGAGGAGGTcctagaagatgatgatgaacttgCTCGAGCTCTTGCTATGTCTCTTGGGTCTGGGAAGTCGGCCATGGAAGATGATGAAAAAGAGGTCATCCCAGATCAGGAGGAAGAAGCACTCCAGCTTCCACCCGTTGATGAACTGTTATTAACGTGTGCAAGGCTTTTGCAG GTGAAAGAATCTCTAGCTTTTCCTATCAGAGACCTGCTTGTAATGATATGCTCCCAAAATGATGGTGAATACAGGGCTAAAGTTATTACCTTCATAATTGACCATGTAAAGCTATGCAGTTCTGTTTCTGAAAGTGGAACCAGCAATGTGCTATCTGCACTTTTCCATGTTCTAGCCCTGGTTCTTCATGAGGATGCAGTGGCACGAAAAGTTGCCTTGGAAAATGGGCTGGTAACTATTGCTTCTGATTTGCTTTCTCAGTGGGACCCAAGTTCACAAGGAGGGGAGAAACTGCATGTGCCGAAGTGGGTCACATCATCTTTTCTTGCAATTGATCGTCTATTGCAAGTAGATCCGAAACTGGGTTCTGAGCTTCCAGAGCAGTTGAAAAAAGATGTTCCAGATACCAATCAATCATCACTTGTTATTGGTGAGGACAAGCCTAACAAATTGCAATCTACGTTGGGATTAGGTCAACCTGGCATTGGGGTTCAGGAGCAGAAAAGACTTGTTGAGATTGCTTGTAGGTGTATTAAGCTGCAACTTCCTTCTGAAACCATGCATGTGATTCTCCAGCTATGTGCTACACTTACCAGAACTCATGCTGTTGCTGTGAGCTTTCTCGACGAGGGTGGTTTGCCGTCACTGCTTTCTTTACCGACATGTAGCCTCTTTTCCGGATTTGATAACATTGCTGCTACCATAGTCCGTCATATTCTTGAAGATCCCCAGACACTTCAGCAAGCAATGGAAACTGAGATACGCCATAGCTTAGTGGCCGCAACAAATAGGCATTCAAATGGAAGGCTGACTCCACGCAATTTTCTGCTAAATTTAGCTTCTGTCATCTCTAGGGATCCAGTGGTCTTTATGCAAGCTTCGCAGTCCACTTGTCAAATTGAGATGGTTGGTGATAGACCATATGTTGTGTTACTGAAAGATCGTGAGAAAGACAAGtccaaggagaaagaaaagcgtCAATCTGCTGATGGGAAACCTGTTTCATGCGATATTAACACTCAGACTCCTGGGAGTGGCAGCGCTAAGGGCTTGGATTCAAATATCAAAAGTGCCAAAGTTCATCGAAAATCTCCTCAGAGTTTTACAAGCGTGATTGAACTTCTTTTGGATTCTGTAATTACCTATGTACCATCTCCACAAAATGACAGTTCAGGTGATGGGTTTTCTGGTGCCCCAACATTATCAAAAATGGACATTGATGACACTGCGAATAAAGGGAAAGGAAAGGCAATTGAGACAGTGCCTGAAAATAATGAGACCAGTGGCCAAGAAGCTTCTGCATCTCTTGCAAAGACAGTTTTTGTTCTGAAGTTGTTGACCGAGATACTTTTGACATACTCCTCTTCCGTGCCTATTCTTCTTCGAAGAGATGCCGAGATCAGCAACTGCAGAGGTCCTCCTCTAATGGGCCCTCCTGACATTTGCAGTGGAGGAATATTTCATCATATTCTTCACAAGTTTCTTCCTTATGCTGGAAGccacaagaaggaaaagaaagttgACGGCGACTGGAGGCAGAAACTAGCAACCAGGGCTGGCCAGTTTTTGGTTGCCTCTTGCATACGCTCAACAGAGGGGAGGAAGAGGGTTTTCACGGATATCAATAACGTGTTTATTGAGTTTGTAGAATCATCTATTGGTTTCAGGCCTCCGGATTGCTATATTCAAGCGTATACTGATCTTCTCAATGATATCCTAGCTGCTCGCTCTCCTACGGGTTCATATATTTCAGCTGAAGCCTCAGCAACATACATAGAAGTTGGACTAGTGAAATCGATGACTAAAGCTCTTCGTGTCTTGGACCTTGATCATGCTGATTCGTCTAAGGTTGTCACTGGGATGGTTAAGGCTCTTGAGTTGGTGACGAAGGAACATGTTCACGCTTCTGACTCCACAAAGGGTGAGAACTTAGAAAAGCCTGCTGATGAGAACCAAATAGAACGAACTGAAGCTGGTGTTGATAGGTTCCAACCATCAGAGACTGCTGATCATAACGAAATTGTATCTGATCATGTCGGGCCTTTCAATGCAGTACAGACATCTGTCAGCTCAGAATTTGTCACAGATGATATGGAAAATGATGGGGATCTTGATGGAGGTTTCGGTCCAGGAGCTCAAGATGACTTCATGCATGAATCTGAAGAAACTGGCATTCTTGAGAATGGAATGGAAACTGTAGGAATAAGATTTGACATCCAACGGAATGGGCAAAATGACcttgctgatgaagaagatgatgatgatgatgagatgtCAGAGGATGATGAGGGAGATGAAGTTGACGAagacgatgatgaagatgaggatgatgatgaagaacatcatgaccTTGATGAAGATGAAGTTCATCACATGTCGCATCCTGACACAGATCAGGAAGATCAAGAAATTGAcgaagatgaatttgatgaagatgTGATGGAGGAAGAGGATGAGGATGAGGAGGATGACGAAGATGGTGTAATTCTCAGGTTGGAGGAGGGTATAAATGGGATAAATGTTTTTGACCATATTGAGGTTTTTGGTAGGGAAAATAATTTCCCTAATGACGCTCTGCATGTGATGCCTGTTGAAGTTTTTGGTTCTAGACGCCAAGGGCGGACGACATCGATTTACAATCTTCTAGGAAGAAGTGTTGATAATGGAGCACCTTCTCAACATCCTCTCCTGACTGAACCTTCTTCTTCGTTGCATCCATCTCCGTTTAGACAATCAG ATAGGAATTTGGAGAATGCTTCATCCCGGCTGGATACTATTTTCCGGTCACTGAGGAGTGGTGGCCGGCATGGACATCGTTTCAATATGTGGGTAGAGGATAGCCAACAACGAGGTGGTTCCAGTGCACCTGTTATTCCACAAGGTCTTGAGGAGCTGCTTGTTTCCCAGTTGAGAAGACCAACTCCTGAAAAACCTTCTGAAAATACAAATGACATGGATGTCCAAGCTGAAGGGGAGGGAGCTCAGTTAGAACAACAAGAAACAGGAGTAGCAGTAGGGCCACCTGTTGAAAGCAATGGAGAAACTTCTATCCCAGCATCCAGTTCTGAGTTGGTAGAAGCTGAAAACAGTAATGTTGCTCCAGAAGCCAATGAATTTCTTCAAGGAGCAGATGCATCATCAGCGCATGCTCAAGCTGTTGACATGCAGTATGAACGCAATGGAACTGTTGTGCGGGATGTTGAAGCGGTAAGCCAAGAGAGCAGTGAAAGTGGAGCAACCCTAGGGGAAAGTCTCCGTAGCCTTGAAGTGGAAATTGGAAGTGCTGATGGCCATGATGATGGAGGAGAAAGACAAGGATCTACAGATAGATTGCCGTTGGGTGATCTTCAGCCAGCACGGCCAAGAAGAGCAAATCCATTAACAAATCCCATGCCACCTAGTAGCAGAGATGCTTCACTTCACAGCGTTAGTGAAGTGTCGGAAAATCCTGATCAAGGAGCAGATCAAAGTGTTCTAGCTAGCGACCAGCAGATTGACAGGGCAACTGATTCCAGTTCAATTGATCCTGCATTCCTGGATGCACTACCAGAGGAGTTGCGTGCTGAAGTACTGTCTGCTCAACAAGGTCAAGTGGCACAACCTTCGAATGCCCAACCTGAGAATGCAAATGATATAGATCCTGAATTCCTAGCAGCCCTCCCTCCAGATATCCGTGCAGAGGTTTTAGCACAGCAGCAAGCTCAGAGATTGCACCAATCCCAGGAGCTGGAAGGGCAACCTGTTGAAATGGATACCGTTTCCATTATAGCCACATTCCCTGCTGAATTAAGAGAAGAG GTGCTATTGACATCATCTGATGCTGTTCTTGCCAATCTAACCCCTGCCCTTGTTGCGGAGGCAACTATGTTACGAGAAAGAGTGGCACATCGTTACCATAGTCGTACCCTTTTTGGTATGTATCCTAGAAACCGCAGAGGAGAATCTTCTAGGCGGGGTGATGCTCCTGGATCGAGTGTAGACAGAGCTGGTGGGAACCTCGCTTCCCGCAGATCCGTAGGTGGGAAATTAATCGAAGCTGAAGGGGCACCTTTAGTTGACACAGAAGCTTTGAAGGCATTGATACGGTTGCTTCGTATTGTCCAG CCCATCTATAAAGGTCAGTTGCAGAAGCTTCTTTTGAACCTATGTGCTCATCATGAGAGTAGAGCTGGTTTGGTGCAAATTCTGATGGATATGCTGATGCTTGATACACGCAAGCCTGTCCATCAATTAAGTGATGGGTCAGAGCCCTCATATAGGCTGTATTCTTGCCAGAGTTATGTTATGTACTCTCGCCCTCAATTTTTAGATG GGGTTCCTCCCTTGGTGTCCCGACGTATTCTTGAAACTCTCACCTACTTGGCACGAAATCATCCAAATGTGGCAAAGCTTTTGCTCCAGCTCGAGCTGCCTCGTTCTCCTGCAAGAGAGTTGCATGGATCTGATCAGGGGCGTGGCAAAGCTGTGATGGTTATGGAAGAGGATGATAAGCAGCATCAGGAAGGGGATGCGTCGATTGTCTTGCTTTTGAGTTTGTTGAATCTTCCACTTTATTTGAGGAGCATTGCTCATCTAGAACAA TTGCTAAATTTATTGGAAGTTGTCATTGATAATGCTGAAAGTAGCTCCAACACGTCTAATACGACAGAAGTATCGCCTACTGAGCAACCGTCTGGCCCTGAAATAGCGGCTTCTGATGCGGGGTTAAATTCTGATGTGGGTGCCTCTTCTAATGATGCTATGCCAGCCAAAAGTGAAACCTCTAAACCTTCCACATCTTCTCATGCAAATAAGGAATGTGACGTTCACTCTGTACTACTTGGCCTACCACAAGCTGAACTCAGGCTTTTATGCTCTTTGCTTGCACGTGAAGG TTTATCAGACAATGCTTATGCTCTTGTCGGTGAGGTTTTAAAGAAGTTGGTGGCTATTGCTCCAACTTATTGCCATTTATTTATCAGAGAGTTAGCAACTTCAGTAGAAAACCTTTCTAGATCTGCCATTGGTGAATTGCAAGTATTTGGAGAAGCAGAAAAGGCACTGCTTAGCTCAACTTCCAATGATGGTACTGCAATCCTGAGGGTTCTACAAGCACTAAGCTCTCTTGTTGCATGCttgcaagagaagaagaaagatccTGAAGGAAAAGATCAGACTGATACTCAAACTCAGGTGCGGGGGATAAATTCAGTTTTGGATCCCTTATGGTTGGAGTTAAGCACATGCATAAGCAAGATAGAGAGCTACTCAGATGCTGTTCCTGATTTATTCCCTGCATCCAGAAGCTTATCACCCACGACAGCAAGTGCAGTATCCCCACTTCCTGCGGGTACTCAGAATGTGTTGCCATATATTGAATCGTTCTTTGTAACATGTGAGAAGTTAGATCCTTTACAAGCAGGAGCCAGTAATGACCTCTCTGCTGCTGGGACTTCTGAAATTGAAGAGGCCACAACTTCCTCCGGACAGCAGAGGACAACTTCGGCTTCCAATGCAAAAGGTGATGAGAAAAATGCTGTATTTGTGAAGTTCTCAGAAAAGCATAGGAAGCTGTTGAATGCTTTTATAAGACAAAACCCTGGGCTGCTCGAAAAGTCATTCTCTCTGATGTTGAAGGTGCCGCGTTTTATCGACTTCGACAACAAGCGGTCTCACTTCAGATCAAAAATAAAGCACCAGCATGACCATCATCATAGTCCATTGAGAATTTCAGTCAGAAGAGCTTACATTCTCGAAGATTCATATAACCAGCTGCGCATGCGTTCCACCCAAGATCTAAAGGGGAGGTTGACTGTTCATTTCCAGGGAGAGGAAGGAATTGATGCTGGTGGACTTACAAGGGAGTGGTATCAGTTGTTGTCAAGGGTTATTTTTGACAAGGGGGCGCTACTTTTTACAACAGTTGGTAATGAGTCAACATTTCAGCCGAATCCCAACTCTGTTTACCAGACAGAACATCTTTCATACTTCAAGTTTGTTGGCCGAGTG